One genomic window of Pseudomonas chlororaphis subsp. piscium includes the following:
- the arnA gene encoding bifunctional UDP-4-amino-4-deoxy-L-arabinose formyltransferase/UDP-glucuronic acid oxidase ArnA, which translates to MSHKAVVFAYHDIGCAGIEALLNAGYEIGAVFTHADDPKENTFYGSVAQLCSLKGIPVHAPEDANHPLWVERIAKLNPDYIFSFYYRNLLSEALLATASKGAFNLHGSLLPNYRGRAPANWVLVNGESETGVTLHRMVKRADAGAIIAQQRVAIERSDTALSLHGKLRDAAASLLRDTLPALAQGKVSETAQDESKASYFGRRTAADGKLLWNKPAEQLFNLVRAVTKPYPGAFCAVGEHKLIVWSAEVVKGNEGQAPGRVISTNPLRIACGQDSLLINAGQRNDNGLYLSGPQLANELGLVDGSLLRGAESGRAPRRTRVLILGVNGFIGNHLSERLLRDDKYEVYGLDIGSDAIERLRDHPHFHFVEGDISIHSEWIEYHIKKCDVVLPLVAIATPIEYTRNPLRVFELDFEENLKLVRYCVKYNKRVIFPSTSEVYGMCQDRNFDEDSSNLIVGPINKQRWIYSVSKQLLDRVIWAYGSKGLNFTLFRPFNWMGPRLDRLDSARIGSSRAITQLILNLVEGTPIRLFDGGEQKRCFTDIADGIEALARIVDNDNDACNGQIINIGNPDNEASIRQLGEELLRQFEAHPLRGNFPPFAGFRDVESKSFYGAGYQDVEHRKPSIANAKRLLNWEPTVEMKETIGNTLDFFLREAMLEIADKR; encoded by the coding sequence ATGAGTCATAAAGCTGTTGTCTTCGCCTACCACGATATCGGCTGCGCAGGCATCGAAGCCCTGCTCAACGCAGGCTATGAAATCGGCGCGGTCTTCACCCATGCCGACGATCCGAAGGAAAACACCTTCTACGGCTCCGTGGCCCAGTTGTGCTCGCTCAAGGGCATCCCGGTGCATGCCCCGGAAGACGCCAACCACCCGCTGTGGGTCGAGCGCATCGCCAAGCTCAACCCCGACTACATCTTCTCCTTCTACTATCGCAACCTGCTGAGCGAAGCGCTGCTGGCCACCGCCAGCAAGGGTGCGTTCAACCTGCACGGTTCGCTGCTGCCGAACTACCGTGGCCGCGCACCAGCCAACTGGGTGCTGGTCAATGGCGAAAGCGAAACCGGCGTGACCCTGCACCGCATGGTCAAGCGTGCCGACGCCGGGGCGATCATTGCCCAGCAGCGGGTGGCCATCGAGCGCAGCGATACCGCGCTGAGCCTGCACGGCAAGCTGCGCGATGCCGCCGCCAGCCTGCTGCGCGACACCCTGCCCGCCCTGGCGCAAGGCAAGGTCAGCGAAACCGCCCAGGACGAATCCAAGGCCAGCTACTTCGGTCGCCGTACCGCGGCCGACGGCAAACTGCTGTGGAACAAGCCGGCCGAGCAACTGTTCAACCTGGTGCGTGCCGTGACCAAGCCTTACCCGGGCGCGTTCTGCGCCGTGGGCGAGCACAAGCTGATCGTCTGGAGCGCCGAGGTGGTCAAGGGCAATGAAGGCCAGGCCCCGGGCCGGGTGATCAGCACCAATCCGCTGCGCATCGCCTGCGGCCAGGACTCGCTGCTGATCAACGCCGGCCAGCGCAACGACAACGGCCTGTACCTGAGCGGCCCGCAACTGGCCAACGAACTGGGCCTGGTGGATGGTTCGCTGCTGCGCGGCGCCGAATCCGGCCGTGCCCCGCGGCGCACCCGGGTGCTGATCCTCGGCGTCAACGGCTTTATCGGCAACCACCTGTCCGAGCGCCTGCTGCGTGACGACAAGTACGAGGTCTACGGCCTGGATATCGGCTCCGACGCCATCGAGCGCCTGCGCGACCATCCGCACTTCCACTTCGTCGAAGGCGACATCAGCATTCACTCCGAGTGGATCGAGTACCACATCAAGAAGTGCGACGTGGTCCTGCCGCTGGTGGCCATCGCCACCCCGATCGAATACACCCGCAACCCGCTGCGCGTGTTCGAGCTGGACTTCGAAGAGAACCTCAAGCTGGTTCGCTACTGCGTCAAATACAACAAGCGCGTGATCTTCCCGTCGACCTCCGAAGTCTATGGCATGTGCCAAGACCGGAACTTCGACGAAGACAGCTCCAACCTGATCGTCGGCCCGATCAACAAGCAGCGCTGGATCTACTCGGTGTCCAAGCAGTTGCTGGACCGGGTGATCTGGGCCTACGGCAGCAAAGGCCTGAACTTCACCCTGTTCCGTCCGTTCAACTGGATGGGCCCGCGCCTGGACCGCCTGGATTCGGCGCGTATCGGCAGCTCCCGGGCCATCACCCAGCTGATCCTCAACCTGGTGGAAGGCACGCCGATCCGCCTGTTCGACGGCGGCGAGCAGAAGCGCTGCTTCACCGACATCGCCGACGGCATCGAGGCCCTGGCGCGCATCGTCGACAACGACAATGACGCCTGCAACGGCCAGATCATCAACATCGGCAACCCGGACAACGAAGCCAGCATCCGCCAGTTGGGCGAAGAGCTGCTGCGTCAGTTCGAAGCCCACCCGCTGCGTGGCAACTTCCCGCCATTCGCCGGTTTCCGCGACGTCGAGAGCAAGTCGTTCTACGGTGCCGGTTACCAGGACGTGGAACACCGCAAGCCGAGCATCGCCAACGCCAAGCGCCTGCTGAACTGGGAGCCGACCGTCGAGATGAAGGAAACCATCGGCAACACGCTGGACTTCTTCCTGCGCGAAGCCATGCTCGAAATCGCGGACAAGCGTTGA
- the arnC gene encoding undecaprenyl-phosphate 4-deoxy-4-formamido-L-arabinose transferase: MKPYPIQFVSIVIPVYNEEESLPELLRRTEAACRQLKHDFEIVLVDDGSRDDSAQILEEAAGREGSPVVAVILNRNYGQHAAIMAGFEQCRGDVVITLDADLQNPPEEIPRLVAQAELGYDVVGTVRNKRQDSAWRRWPSKLINLAVKRSTGVAMNDYGCMLRAYRRSVVDAMLACRERSTFIPILANSFARHTTEVLVNHAEREHGDSKYSPMRLINLMFDLITCMTTTPLRLLSIIGFSMAGLGVLFALMLIFLRLVFGAQWAGDGMFVLFAILFVFTGGQFIGMGLLGEYLGRMYSDVRARPRFFIEKVLRSQPAAPAPAVTVDGLTSTLSDQVSP, from the coding sequence TTGAAACCTTATCCAATCCAGTTCGTGTCGATCGTCATTCCGGTCTACAACGAAGAAGAAAGCCTGCCCGAACTGCTGCGGCGCACTGAAGCGGCGTGCCGCCAGCTCAAGCACGATTTCGAGATCGTCCTGGTGGACGACGGCAGCCGCGACGACTCGGCGCAGATCCTCGAGGAAGCCGCCGGCCGCGAAGGCAGCCCGGTGGTGGCGGTGATCCTCAATCGCAACTACGGCCAGCATGCGGCGATCATGGCCGGTTTCGAGCAGTGCCGCGGCGATGTGGTCATCACCCTGGACGCCGACCTGCAGAACCCGCCGGAAGAAATCCCGCGCCTGGTGGCCCAGGCCGAGCTGGGCTACGACGTGGTCGGCACGGTGCGCAACAAACGCCAGGATTCCGCCTGGCGCCGCTGGCCGTCGAAGCTGATCAACCTGGCCGTGAAACGCTCCACCGGCGTGGCCATGAACGACTACGGCTGCATGCTGCGCGCCTACCGCCGCAGCGTGGTCGACGCCATGCTCGCCTGCCGCGAACGCAGCACCTTCATCCCGATCCTGGCCAACAGCTTCGCCCGCCACACCACCGAGGTGCTGGTGAACCACGCCGAGCGTGAACACGGCGATTCCAAGTACAGCCCGATGCGCCTGATCAACCTGATGTTCGACCTGATCACCTGCATGACCACCACGCCGCTGCGCTTGCTGAGCATCATCGGTTTCAGCATGGCCGGCCTCGGCGTGCTGTTCGCCCTGATGCTGATCTTCCTGCGCCTGGTGTTCGGCGCCCAATGGGCCGGCGACGGTATGTTCGTGCTGTTCGCCATCCTGTTCGTGTTCACCGGTGGCCAGTTCATCGGCATGGGCCTCTTGGGCGAATACCTGGGCCGCATGTACAGCGATGTACGCGCCCGCCCACGCTTCTTCATTGAAAAAGTTCTGCGCAGCCAGCCTGCCGCCCCTGCTCCCGCTGTCACGGTTGACGGTCTAACTTCCACTCTCTCCGATCAGGTTTCGCCATGA
- a CDS encoding substrate-binding periplasmic protein: MIDRTPAKGVSLFSLLLLPLLLGRVPVLEAHESLELLMPDAPPLTMVNQGDRHGIVGDIVLRALKNSGYASELRNLPWARAQKYALEKDNVLIAPLSRTPEREDRYTWIAPIMQMDRAFFSLEHKVTSFEEARRRFKAIAVGLGSAQEEILRSKGFAPEQIYAIKIGENPAQLLLKGRVDAWFNGVQESRYIWQRVSSRPLLMSPPLVSHELYLACSKVCSAEIVSHVAKAIETMRRDGYIEKVKGRYLNNDPLEKSGSL, encoded by the coding sequence GTGATTGACAGAACACCAGCCAAAGGCGTTTCTCTTTTCAGCCTGTTGTTACTGCCGCTATTGCTGGGAAGGGTTCCTGTGCTCGAGGCACACGAGTCTCTCGAGTTGCTGATGCCGGACGCGCCGCCCCTGACCATGGTCAATCAGGGCGATCGTCACGGCATAGTCGGCGACATTGTCTTGCGGGCGCTGAAAAACAGTGGATATGCCAGCGAACTCAGAAACCTGCCATGGGCGCGGGCGCAGAAATACGCCCTCGAGAAGGACAACGTGCTGATCGCGCCGCTCAGCCGGACACCCGAGCGGGAAGATCGCTACACCTGGATTGCCCCGATCATGCAGATGGACCGGGCGTTTTTCAGCCTCGAGCATAAAGTGACGAGCTTCGAAGAAGCCCGGCGGCGTTTCAAGGCCATCGCCGTGGGGTTGGGCAGTGCCCAGGAAGAAATCCTGCGCAGCAAGGGCTTCGCCCCGGAGCAGATCTATGCCATCAAGATCGGCGAGAACCCCGCGCAATTGCTGTTGAAGGGCAGGGTGGACGCCTGGTTCAACGGGGTCCAGGAAAGCCGCTATATCTGGCAGCGCGTCTCCAGCCGGCCGCTGTTGATGAGCCCGCCCCTGGTGAGTCATGAGCTTTACCTCGCCTGCTCCAAAGTATGCAGCGCCGAGATCGTGAGCCATGTTGCGAAGGCCATAGAGACCATGCGCCGTGACGGTTATATCGAGAAAGTCAAAGGCCGCTATCTAAATAACGACCCGCTGGAAAAGTCCGGCAGTTTGTAA
- a CDS encoding ABC transporter ATP-binding protein: protein MIEISKLTKSFSGQVAVDDLSCHIGPGEVLGILGPNGAGKSTTMKMLTGFLAPTSGTASILGFDIRTQTRHAQRQMGYLPEGAPSYSDMAVQGFLEFIASVRGYRGAQKRERVDRVIDLLELGDVRRQTIETLSKGFTRRVGLGQAILHDPRVLILDEPTDGLDPNQKQLVRQLIQDLGQDKIVIISTHILEEVSAVCNRALIISNGRLLADSTPHELERSSRYRQAVTLQADEPLDLLALVVLPGVAGVEQNPAEGSLTLLARPGEVIFPQVNALVTARGWKMKRLELEQGRLDEVFQTLTRGESA, encoded by the coding sequence ATGATCGAAATATCCAAACTAACCAAGTCTTTTTCCGGGCAGGTCGCGGTCGACGATTTGTCCTGTCATATCGGCCCGGGAGAAGTACTGGGGATTCTCGGGCCAAACGGTGCAGGCAAATCCACCACGATGAAAATGCTCACCGGCTTTCTGGCGCCGACCTCCGGCACCGCGAGCATCCTGGGGTTCGACATCCGCACCCAGACCCGCCACGCCCAGCGGCAGATGGGTTACCTGCCGGAAGGCGCGCCCAGCTACAGCGACATGGCGGTACAGGGTTTTCTCGAGTTCATTGCCAGCGTTCGCGGCTATCGCGGTGCGCAGAAGCGCGAACGGGTGGACCGGGTGATCGACCTGCTGGAACTGGGCGACGTCCGGCGCCAGACCATCGAGACCCTGTCCAAGGGCTTCACCCGCCGGGTCGGCCTGGGCCAGGCGATCCTCCACGATCCGCGGGTGTTGATTCTCGACGAACCCACCGACGGGCTCGACCCGAACCAGAAGCAACTGGTTCGCCAACTGATCCAGGACTTGGGCCAGGACAAGATCGTGATCATCTCGACCCATATCCTCGAAGAGGTGTCGGCTGTCTGTAACCGCGCCCTGATCATCAGCAATGGCCGCTTGCTGGCCGACAGCACGCCGCACGAGTTGGAGCGCAGTTCCCGCTATCGCCAGGCGGTGACCTTGCAGGCCGACGAACCGCTGGACCTGCTGGCCCTGGTGGTCTTGCCGGGCGTGGCGGGCGTCGAGCAGAACCCGGCCGAAGGCAGCCTGACGCTGCTGGCGCGGCCCGGCGAGGTGATTTTTCCTCAGGTCAACGCGCTGGTGACCGCGCGTGGCTGGAAGATGAAGCGCCTGGAGCTGGAGCAGGGCCGTCTCGACGAGGTGTTCCAGACCCTGACCCGGGGAGAATCGGCATGA
- the arnB gene encoding UDP-4-amino-4-deoxy-L-arabinose aminotransferase, translated as MNQAFLPFSRPSIGDEEIAAVEQVLRSGWITTGPKNQELEQQFAARVGCQHAVALSSATGGMHITLLALGIGPGDEVITPSQTWVSTANMICLLGATPVFVDVDPHTLMTDAATIEAAITPRTKAIIPVHYAGAAFDLDPLYALADKHGIAVIEDAAHAAGTTYRGRPIGARGTAIFSFHAIKNMTCAEGAMFVSDDEALANRVRMLKFHGLGVDAYDRLTHGRKPQAEVIEPGFKYNLADINAAIALVQLQRLDAINRQREILANAYLEQLRDLPVQPLHLPQYPQQHAWHLFILRIDAERCGIDRDGFMKALQEQNIGSGIHFVATHLHSYYRQRFPDVRLPNTEWNSARLCSIPLFPDMTLDDVERVVGAIKTCLDRNL; from the coding sequence ATGAACCAGGCTTTCCTTCCTTTCTCGCGCCCGAGTATTGGCGATGAAGAGATTGCAGCGGTCGAGCAGGTTCTACGTTCTGGCTGGATCACCACCGGACCGAAAAACCAGGAGCTTGAGCAGCAATTCGCCGCGCGGGTCGGTTGCCAGCACGCGGTGGCGCTGTCGTCGGCCACCGGCGGCATGCACATTACCCTGCTGGCGCTGGGCATTGGCCCCGGCGACGAGGTGATCACCCCCTCGCAGACCTGGGTTTCCACGGCCAACATGATCTGCCTGCTGGGGGCGACTCCGGTCTTCGTCGATGTCGATCCGCACACCCTGATGACCGATGCCGCCACCATTGAAGCAGCGATCACGCCACGGACCAAAGCGATTATCCCGGTGCATTACGCCGGCGCCGCCTTCGACCTCGATCCGCTCTACGCCCTGGCCGACAAACACGGCATCGCGGTGATCGAGGATGCCGCCCACGCCGCCGGCACCACCTATCGCGGCCGGCCCATTGGCGCCCGGGGCACAGCGATCTTTTCCTTCCATGCGATCAAGAACATGACCTGCGCCGAAGGCGCGATGTTCGTCAGCGATGACGAGGCCCTGGCCAATCGGGTACGCATGCTCAAGTTCCATGGCCTGGGGGTCGATGCCTATGACCGCCTGACCCACGGACGCAAGCCCCAGGCCGAGGTGATCGAGCCCGGCTTCAAATACAACCTGGCGGATATCAATGCCGCCATCGCCCTGGTCCAGCTACAGCGCCTGGACGCGATCAACCGCCAGCGCGAGATCCTGGCCAACGCCTACCTGGAGCAACTGCGCGACCTGCCGGTGCAACCGCTGCACCTGCCGCAGTATCCGCAGCAACATGCCTGGCACCTGTTCATCCTGCGCATCGACGCCGAGCGTTGCGGCATCGATCGCGACGGCTTCATGAAGGCCCTGCAGGAGCAGAACATCGGCAGCGGCATCCACTTCGTCGCCACTCACTTGCACAGCTATTACCGCCAGCGCTTCCCGGATGTGCGGCTGCCCAACACCGAGTGGAACTCGGCGCGCCTGTGCTCGATTCCGCTGTTCCCCGACATGACCCTCGACGATGTCGAGCGGGTCGTCGGCGCCATCAAAACCTGTCTGGACCGAAACCTTTGA
- a CDS encoding ABC transporter permease subunit, which produces MRQLPVIFKRELGSYFATPLAFVFIEIFLVLSGVFTFYLGSFYERNQADLAPFFDVHPWLYLFLLPALAMRLWSEERKSGSIELLMTLPVSCFEAVVGKFLAAWVVAGITLLLTLPMVLTVNYLGNPDNGVILTGYLGSWLLAGTYLAIGSCMSAMAKSQVIALILAFLVCFLFVACGFSLVLDALNPWAPQWLLDLLASLSLLTHFGTISKGLIDLRDPLYFLSVIVAWLMATVVTVNLKKAE; this is translated from the coding sequence ATGAGACAGCTACCGGTGATTTTCAAGCGTGAGCTGGGCAGTTATTTCGCCACGCCGCTGGCCTTCGTATTCATCGAGATCTTCCTGGTGCTCTCGGGCGTCTTCACCTTCTACCTGGGCAGTTTCTACGAGCGCAACCAGGCGGACCTGGCGCCGTTCTTCGACGTCCATCCCTGGCTCTACCTGTTCCTGCTGCCGGCCCTGGCCATGCGCCTGTGGTCGGAGGAGCGCAAGTCCGGCAGCATCGAATTGCTGATGACCCTGCCGGTGAGTTGTTTCGAGGCGGTGGTCGGCAAGTTCCTCGCCGCCTGGGTCGTCGCCGGCATCACCCTGTTGTTGACCCTGCCCATGGTGCTGACCGTGAATTACCTGGGCAACCCGGACAACGGCGTGATCCTGACCGGCTATCTGGGCAGCTGGTTGCTCGCCGGCACCTACCTGGCGATCGGCTCCTGCATGTCGGCCATGGCCAAGAGCCAGGTGATTGCCCTGATCCTCGCCTTCCTGGTGTGTTTCCTGTTCGTCGCCTGCGGTTTCTCCCTGGTGCTGGATGCACTCAACCCATGGGCGCCGCAATGGCTGTTGGACTTGCTGGCCTCGCTGAGCCTGCTGACCCATTTCGGCACGATCAGCAAAGGACTGATCGACCTGCGCGATCCGCTGTATTTCCTCAGCGTGATTGTCGCCTGGCTGATGGCCACGGTGGTGACGGTCAACCTGAAGAAAGCCGAGTGA